The Bacteroidales bacterium genome includes the window TCGTAATCTACGTACTCTTGGAGTGTCATTCGAACAGGCGGACGATAATCTACCTTGCCGTTTATAGTACGTTTCAACAGATATTCTCCTGTAAGTGGATCATATACAACTTCGTCTGTAAGAGATTCTGGCAAATCCATCATCAGCGGAGATGTAAATTGCGTACTATCATACAACAGGCCACTATCATCTTCAAAGGGGAATACAAGATTTAATGTGTCGCTGCTGTTTACATGTTGAGCAACAGATAAAAGGGCATTAATAACAAGAAGGTTTGTTAAAAATATTTTGACAATATGTTTCAAAATCCGGATAGTAATATTGTTTATAACTGCTTGAGTGAAACCTTTATAAGATCTTCAACATTGGCAAAAGTCCTATTTTTAAGCTCTTTATTTAAAACTGTTTCTACTGCCTTTTTTGAAAATCCTAACATAACTAATGCAGATAACGCTTCATCACGTATAGTATTGTGTGACGGTGCAAACAATTCTTTTTGAGCAGGTGAAGTACCTAATTTATCTTTTAATTCAACAATAATTCGCTGAGCTGTTTTTAAGCCTATCCCTTTAACTGTTTTTAATACATCTACATCGCCGTTACTTATTGCTATTGTCAGCTCTTCAGGATTCATAGAAGAAAGCATCATCCGCGCAGT containing:
- the ruvA gene encoding Holliday junction branch migration protein RuvA; the protein is MFEFIRGRISQITPTFVVIDTGNIGYYINITLNTFSSIQSNGSSDDIKIYIHQVIREDAQLLFGFFEDSERQLFRQLITVSGIGPSTARMMLSSMNPEELTIAISNGDVDVLKTVKGIGLKTAQRIIVELKDKLGTSPAQKELFAPSHNTIRDEALSALVMLGFSKKAVETVLNKELKNRTFANVEDLIKVSLKQL